A region from the Microbacterium lacus genome encodes:
- a CDS encoding isocitrate lyase/PEP mutase family protein, whose product MPESRIIRAIREAGGTIVLPGVGTPLEALAAQSAGARAAYVSGYATAAWRHGLPDIGIIALAEITESLRAVTAVVDMPVIVDADTGYGDVVNVARAVERLESSGAAGIQLEDQTWPKRCGHLRGKSVEPTDVMERKIRAAVRARADETTLIVARTDARAPFGIGEAIDRARRYHDAGADALFIDAPESEAELERIAAEVPGILVANMSESGLTPMLSRERFAELGYGIVLYPTSSLRIASDAFVRFFRDLLADGDSSAWVDRMSTLGSLNTLVGIEAAERLEAAVLGEVGP is encoded by the coding sequence GTGCCTGAGTCGCGCATCATCCGCGCTATCCGCGAAGCGGGCGGCACGATCGTCCTCCCCGGCGTCGGGACACCGCTCGAAGCCCTGGCGGCGCAGAGCGCCGGGGCGAGGGCCGCCTATGTCAGCGGGTACGCCACGGCCGCCTGGCGGCACGGCCTTCCGGACATCGGCATCATCGCGCTCGCCGAGATCACTGAGTCGCTGCGAGCGGTGACCGCGGTCGTCGACATGCCCGTCATCGTCGATGCCGACACGGGCTACGGCGACGTCGTCAACGTCGCGCGCGCCGTCGAGCGCCTCGAGTCATCGGGGGCGGCCGGCATCCAGCTGGAAGATCAGACGTGGCCCAAACGCTGCGGCCATCTGCGAGGCAAGTCCGTGGAGCCGACAGACGTGATGGAACGGAAGATCCGCGCAGCCGTGCGTGCCCGGGCCGACGAAACGACGCTCATCGTCGCCCGCACCGACGCCCGCGCCCCCTTCGGCATCGGAGAGGCGATCGATCGCGCGCGGCGTTACCACGACGCGGGCGCCGATGCGCTCTTCATCGACGCGCCGGAAAGTGAGGCGGAGCTCGAGCGGATCGCGGCCGAGGTCCCCGGCATCCTCGTCGCGAACATGTCGGAATCAGGGCTGACGCCCATGCTGTCCCGCGAGAGGTTCGCAGAACTCGGCTACGGGATCGTGCTGTACCCGACATCGTCCTTGCGGATCGCGTCGGACGCGTTCGTCCGCTTCTTCCGAGACCTTCTCGCCGACGGCGACAGTTCCGCGTGGGTCGACCGGATGTCGACGTTGGGAAGCCTCAACACCCTCGTGGGCATAGAGGCGGCGGAGCGTCTGGAGGCCGCGGTCCTCGGCGAGGTGGGGCCGTGA
- a CDS encoding ABC transporter permease: MTTTATTAAPRGTGRRIAQQAVGNYAIVIFLLVLIAVFSMVAPTLFPTWSNFQAIANNQAVPAILALAVILPLAAGEFDLSVGATLGFTSVLTAWASIGGVPLVPAILLGIGAGALIGAVNAFLVVKVRVSAFIATLGMGTLLSGGNLLLTNGSVLFEGIDEGLTVIARSRFLGLPLTFYYLIVIALILWILLERTPFGRYLAATGLGRAPARLAGVPTNAYLAIAFIGAGALAGVAGVLQTGTVGSASPSTGPAFLLPAYAAAFLGATTIRRGRFNVWGTMVGVLVLAVGVSGLNLLGAPFWVAPVFNGLALLLAVSFAAILAGRGRRGSAGA; encoded by the coding sequence ATGACCACTACGGCCACTACTGCCGCCCCGCGCGGCACGGGCCGCCGCATCGCGCAGCAGGCTGTGGGCAACTACGCCATCGTCATCTTCCTGCTCGTGCTTATCGCCGTCTTCTCGATGGTGGCGCCGACCCTTTTCCCCACCTGGTCCAACTTCCAGGCAATCGCCAACAATCAGGCCGTGCCCGCGATCCTCGCCCTCGCCGTGATCCTGCCCCTCGCGGCGGGAGAATTCGACCTGTCCGTCGGTGCAACGCTCGGTTTCACCTCGGTCCTCACCGCATGGGCGTCCATCGGTGGCGTGCCGCTCGTACCAGCCATCTTGCTGGGCATCGGCGCGGGCGCGCTCATCGGCGCGGTCAACGCCTTCCTCGTCGTCAAGGTACGGGTCAGCGCGTTCATCGCGACGCTCGGAATGGGGACGCTGCTCTCGGGCGGCAATCTGCTCCTCACGAACGGATCAGTGCTCTTCGAGGGCATCGACGAGGGGCTCACCGTGATCGCCCGCAGCCGCTTCCTGGGGCTCCCCCTCACGTTCTACTACCTCATCGTCATCGCGCTCATCCTGTGGATACTGCTGGAGCGGACCCCGTTCGGCCGCTACCTCGCCGCGACGGGACTCGGCCGTGCTCCCGCGCGCCTCGCCGGGGTCCCGACCAACGCGTATCTCGCGATCGCATTCATCGGCGCCGGCGCTCTCGCCGGAGTCGCCGGTGTGCTCCAGACCGGGACCGTGGGCTCGGCAAGCCCGAGCACGGGTCCTGCGTTCCTCCTGCCCGCTTACGCAGCAGCCTTCCTCGGGGCGACCACGATCCGGCGCGGAAGATTCAACGTCTGGGGAACCATGGTCGGAGTTCTCGTGCTGGCAGTGGGAGTGTCCGGTCTCAACCTGCTGGGAGCGCCATTCTGGGTCGCGCCCGTCTTCAACGGTCTCGCTTTGCTGCTGGCCGTCTCGTTCGCCGCCATCCTCGCAGGCCGAGGACGGAGAGGATCCGCCGGTGCCTGA
- a CDS encoding sugar ABC transporter ATP-binding protein yields the protein MDAAIEVRNISKTFGAQRALDDVTVAFGTGRVTALLGQNGSGKSTLIKILSGFYTPDAGEGEAFVHGQPLALPVAPRHVHSLGVRFLHQDLAIVPAMSVSDNFALTERFTGVVRGGLIAQRRQDARVADTLDRLGVEVDPSTLMSQLAPAQQTMVAIARAFFEADRPTIFLDEPTASLPESEVQKVLGALRTAVSEGASIVYVSHRLDEVRQIADDLVILRDGRLVTHTPNAGHSTADLIELVLGRPAPVVSHQRSSIERPTVLAVEGLGGPRLQGVSFKLGRGEILGVTGLIGCGRSELARMLAGAQSPAAGGLRLKDQGYAPRSPRHARRRGVGYVPQDRRAEGAVTGMTVAENATLSVLHSVSDAGFVNRRKEDDLARTLVRRFGVRPPIPAAPMDDLSGGNQQKVVFARNAALDLSVLVLDEPTQGIDIGARGEIAAICRELAATGIALVVASTDFDELASLCDRVLVLDRGRLVDEVRGSDITVERLTSSSFSPPSSESSSGALS from the coding sequence ATGGATGCTGCCATCGAGGTCAGAAACATCTCGAAGACCTTCGGCGCCCAGCGTGCGCTCGACGACGTGACCGTCGCCTTCGGAACCGGGCGCGTCACGGCTCTGCTCGGACAGAACGGCTCCGGCAAGTCGACGCTCATCAAGATCCTGTCCGGGTTCTACACCCCAGACGCAGGCGAGGGCGAGGCGTTCGTGCACGGCCAGCCCTTAGCGCTCCCGGTTGCCCCGCGCCACGTCCACTCGCTCGGCGTGCGCTTCCTGCATCAGGACCTCGCGATCGTTCCGGCGATGTCGGTAAGTGACAACTTCGCGCTGACGGAGCGCTTCACGGGGGTCGTCCGGGGCGGGCTGATCGCGCAGCGGCGTCAGGACGCCCGCGTCGCAGACACGCTCGACCGGCTGGGCGTCGAGGTCGATCCCTCGACGCTCATGAGTCAGCTGGCGCCTGCCCAGCAGACGATGGTCGCCATCGCGCGGGCATTCTTCGAGGCCGACCGACCGACGATCTTCCTCGATGAGCCGACGGCCTCCCTCCCCGAGTCCGAGGTGCAGAAGGTCCTCGGTGCTCTGCGCACGGCCGTCTCCGAAGGTGCATCGATCGTCTATGTCTCGCATCGCCTGGACGAGGTCCGACAGATCGCCGACGATCTCGTCATCCTGCGCGACGGACGCCTCGTGACGCACACGCCGAACGCGGGTCACTCGACCGCGGACCTCATCGAGCTAGTGCTCGGACGCCCGGCGCCCGTCGTCTCCCACCAGCGCTCCAGCATCGAGCGCCCTACCGTCTTGGCGGTCGAAGGGCTTGGTGGCCCACGGCTCCAGGGCGTCTCGTTCAAGCTCGGCCGGGGAGAGATCCTGGGCGTGACCGGCCTCATCGGATGCGGACGCTCCGAGCTGGCGCGCATGCTGGCCGGTGCGCAGTCTCCCGCGGCGGGCGGCCTCAGACTCAAGGACCAGGGGTACGCTCCGCGCTCACCTCGTCACGCTCGTCGCCGTGGAGTCGGATACGTCCCGCAGGACCGGCGGGCCGAGGGGGCCGTGACTGGAATGACCGTCGCGGAGAACGCAACGCTCAGCGTGCTCCACAGCGTCAGTGACGCGGGTTTCGTCAATCGGCGCAAAGAGGACGATCTCGCCCGCACGCTCGTGCGACGGTTCGGTGTTCGTCCCCCGATCCCCGCGGCGCCGATGGACGACCTCAGCGGCGGAAACCAGCAGAAGGTCGTCTTCGCGCGGAACGCGGCCCTCGATCTGTCGGTGCTGGTCCTCGATGAGCCGACGCAGGGAATCGACATCGGCGCACGCGGCGAGATCGCGGCCATCTGTCGCGAGCTCGCCGCAACCGGCATCGCGCTCGTCGTGGCATCGACCGACTTCGACGAACTCGCATCGCTTTGCGATCGGGTCCTCGTCCTCGACCGCGGACGCCTCGTGGACGAGGTCCGTGGGTCCGACATCACGGTCGAACGCCTAACCTCATCCAGCTTCTCCCCACCGTCATCCGAATCCTCGTCAGGAGCCCTCTCATGA
- a CDS encoding sugar ABC transporter substrate-binding protein: protein MEPTSAPLGAFSPDVPDRVTAPHAAAAAPDIECERSRAMKKQMWFAPVVLATAVLLLSACSGPDEDVAAPSAQAGAVPEAVAAIAEQGRQEISTWPGPTDSPVTDGTALSVVVVPCGMATEGCKRQAEGFIEAADALGWETTLVDPKGDPSLDNAAIDQAITQDADAVFLVSIDPDIVAGALERARDAGIFVVASATDNTTGLDHEVSLHGDEEGRMLAAQIVVETGGDAKVAMFTGNEFKTVVKRVEGSKEVFADCSGCEIVAEQDISQTAGGADLVSLVQSTIQANPDVNVLWAPYDAAATDMVQAVQQSGRDDVMVASFNGNLQNLEFIRAGAPQKIVVGEALEWVGWAGADAVLRLSQGAPMVEDDGVPARILTADNLPEKGTAWTGDFDFRSEYSRMWGIG from the coding sequence TTGGAGCCGACCTCGGCGCCACTCGGAGCTTTCTCGCCCGACGTGCCTGACCGGGTGACTGCACCACACGCGGCAGCCGCCGCACCCGACATCGAATGTGAAAGGAGTCGAGCCATGAAGAAGCAGATGTGGTTCGCGCCCGTCGTCCTCGCTACGGCTGTTCTGCTGCTCAGCGCATGCAGCGGTCCGGACGAAGACGTCGCGGCGCCCAGCGCCCAGGCCGGTGCTGTGCCGGAGGCGGTCGCTGCAATCGCCGAGCAGGGCCGCCAGGAGATTTCCACCTGGCCCGGTCCGACAGACAGCCCAGTGACAGACGGGACGGCGCTGTCCGTCGTCGTCGTTCCCTGTGGAATGGCGACCGAGGGATGCAAACGGCAGGCGGAAGGTTTCATCGAAGCCGCCGACGCCCTCGGATGGGAGACGACCCTCGTCGACCCGAAGGGTGACCCCTCGCTGGACAACGCCGCCATTGACCAGGCCATCACGCAGGACGCGGACGCCGTGTTCCTCGTCTCCATCGACCCTGACATCGTCGCCGGCGCGCTCGAACGCGCTCGTGATGCGGGCATCTTTGTCGTCGCCTCCGCGACCGACAACACGACGGGACTCGATCACGAGGTGTCTCTTCATGGAGACGAGGAAGGTCGGATGCTTGCGGCGCAGATCGTCGTGGAGACCGGCGGCGATGCGAAGGTCGCCATGTTCACGGGCAACGAGTTCAAGACCGTTGTCAAACGCGTCGAGGGCAGCAAGGAGGTCTTCGCCGATTGCTCCGGATGCGAGATCGTGGCTGAGCAAGACATCTCGCAGACCGCAGGCGGTGCCGATCTCGTCTCGCTCGTGCAAAGCACGATCCAGGCCAACCCCGACGTGAACGTGCTGTGGGCTCCGTATGACGCCGCTGCCACAGACATGGTCCAGGCGGTCCAGCAATCCGGTCGTGACGACGTCATGGTGGCGTCGTTCAATGGAAACCTGCAGAACCTCGAGTTCATCCGCGCCGGCGCACCCCAAAAGATCGTGGTCGGCGAGGCGCTCGAGTGGGTCGGCTGGGCAGGTGCTGATGCGGTGCTTCGACTGAGCCAGGGCGCTCCGATGGTCGAGGATGACGGCGTTCCCGCGCGCATCCTCACCGCCGACAACCTCCCCGAGAAGGGCACCGCCTGGACGGGCGACTTCGACTTCCGCTCGGAGTACAGCCGCATGTGGGGCATCGGCTGA
- a CDS encoding IclR family transcriptional regulator has translation MNDPIAARQRRWPSAPLERWDGPVSGKSGPAPRGCDPTRCGLTGVFATPTVRFMGQNDGPERGSDLNGVTRAGEILFAFTRERPEMGLTRLAAEVGLSKATVHRVAQTLVSLGLLEQNDQTRAYRLGVRIMQLADVVASSLDIRKEARSALRQLREQTGETVYLMLLRDNAAACAERIEGWHPMRDLSTPPGTVVPLHVGASGSAILSVLDTDALDAAVSGLDPERGAAVRRRVAFAREHGYAVARGDVSQGVGAIAVALRDESGAPVGAVSLGGLLERVEAAETQLAASVSATAAAVTSAMGWS, from the coding sequence ATGAACGACCCAATCGCGGCTCGACAGAGACGGTGGCCTTCTGCCCCTCTCGAGCGATGGGATGGACCGGTCTCCGGAAAGAGCGGACCCGCACCCCGCGGATGTGATCCGACCCGGTGCGGCTTGACTGGTGTCTTTGCGACGCCTACCGTTCGGTTCATGGGACAAAACGATGGTCCGGAGCGCGGATCCGACCTCAACGGCGTCACGCGCGCGGGAGAGATCCTGTTCGCATTCACCCGTGAGCGTCCCGAAATGGGGCTCACCCGCCTTGCTGCCGAGGTCGGGCTGAGCAAGGCGACCGTGCATCGTGTGGCACAGACGCTCGTCTCGCTCGGCCTGCTCGAGCAGAACGACCAGACGCGGGCCTACCGGCTGGGGGTGCGGATCATGCAGCTGGCCGACGTCGTCGCCTCGTCGCTCGACATCCGTAAAGAGGCCCGGTCGGCACTGCGTCAACTGCGCGAGCAGACGGGGGAGACGGTCTATCTGATGCTCTTGCGAGACAATGCGGCAGCCTGCGCCGAGCGCATCGAGGGGTGGCATCCGATGCGCGATCTCTCTACCCCTCCCGGCACCGTCGTGCCCCTCCACGTCGGCGCGAGTGGAAGCGCCATACTCAGCGTCCTTGACACCGACGCCCTGGATGCGGCCGTCTCCGGCCTCGATCCGGAACGCGGAGCGGCCGTCCGGCGCCGCGTGGCCTTCGCCCGCGAGCATGGCTATGCCGTTGCACGAGGAGACGTCTCACAAGGCGTGGGGGCCATCGCCGTCGCCCTGCGCGACGAGTCGGGCGCACCTGTGGGTGCCGTGAGCCTCGGCGGTCTTCTCGAACGTGTCGAAGCGGCTGAGACGCAACTCGCTGCGTCCGTGAGTGCGACCGCGGCCGCCGTAACCTCCGCGATGGGCTGGAGCTGA
- a CDS encoding helix-turn-helix transcriptional regulator, translating into MAMAASVAEGLTNSGIAAKLFISERTVETHIQHLFDKLDLPGHPHSNRRVLAAL; encoded by the coding sequence ATGGCGATGGCCGCCTCCGTCGCCGAGGGGCTAACCAACTCGGGCATCGCCGCAAAACTGTTCATATCGGAACGCACCGTGGAGACGCACATTCAGCATCTCTTCGACAAGCTCGACCTCCCGGGTCATCCCCACTCCAACCGACGAGTGCTCGCAGCCCTGTGA
- a CDS encoding RNA polymerase sigma factor — MTRTDKDLAAHLTDVISFNAVDILAYFERRVGTNDAADLVAETMLTAWRKAADVPKDTTEARMWLFGVARNVLANADRAERRRWRLADRLRLMLAPENPAPASDAGVDVRDAVARLEPDLAELIRLVHWDRLTLAQAAQVTGIPASTARSRYQKAKDDSAAARAARVVPTYAQAMTASQQVGRYGLALRKRLLAVGIATVLALAVVWLIAVPIGPEACALSMPGPRNCFVSDRVQAAILPTIVIIAGALLSVAMLLERPKNLRMISAWSVVLLIMMAGASYVLVAWIPALAWMWRSNIAP, encoded by the coding sequence GTGACGCGCACAGATAAGGACCTCGCGGCGCACCTGACCGACGTCATCTCGTTCAACGCCGTCGACATCCTCGCCTACTTTGAACGACGAGTCGGAACAAACGACGCCGCCGACCTGGTGGCCGAAACCATGCTCACAGCCTGGCGGAAAGCAGCAGACGTGCCAAAGGACACGACGGAAGCGCGCATGTGGCTGTTCGGCGTCGCACGAAACGTCCTCGCCAACGCCGACCGCGCCGAACGACGCCGCTGGCGACTCGCCGACCGGCTCCGACTCATGCTCGCCCCGGAGAACCCCGCACCCGCCTCCGACGCCGGAGTGGACGTCCGAGATGCCGTTGCCCGCCTCGAGCCAGACCTTGCCGAGCTCATCCGACTCGTCCACTGGGACAGGCTCACCCTGGCCCAAGCCGCCCAGGTCACGGGCATCCCCGCCTCCACAGCGCGCAGCCGTTACCAGAAAGCAAAAGATGATTCTGCGGCGGCACGCGCCGCCCGAGTCGTACCGACATACGCTCAAGCCATGACCGCTTCGCAGCAGGTCGGACGCTACGGCCTGGCTCTTCGAAAGCGCCTCCTGGCGGTGGGGATTGCCACCGTCCTCGCTCTTGCAGTTGTCTGGTTGATCGCTGTGCCGATCGGGCCCGAGGCGTGTGCATTATCTATGCCAGGACCGCGCAACTGTTTCGTGAGTGATCGCGTTCAGGCCGCCATCTTGCCGACGATCGTGATCATCGCAGGAGCCCTCCTCTCGGTCGCCATGCTGTTGGAACGGCCGAAGAACTTGAGAATGATCAGCGCGTGGTCGGTCGTCCTCCTCATCATGATGGCGGGCGCCTCCTATGTGCTGGTGGCCTGGATCCCGGCCCTGGCATGGATGTGGAGAAGCAACATCGCGCCGTGA
- a CDS encoding tachylectin-related carbohydrate-binding protein, producing the protein SYGDAGTPGNVSSPVVVGFGGWQAFSHLFAGQDATGQNRIYAVDRDGRLLSYGDAGTPGNVSSPVVVGFGGWQAFSHLFAGQDATGQNRIYAVAL; encoded by the coding sequence TCGTACGGTGATGCCGGCACCCCCGGCAACGTGTCCAGTCCGGTCGTGGTCGGCTTCGGTGGCTGGCAGGCGTTCTCGCACCTGTTCGCCGGGCAGGATGCGACCGGTCAGAACCGGATCTACGCTGTCGACCGGGACGGTCGGCTTCTGTCGTACGGTGATGCCGGCACCCCCGGCAACGTGTCCAGTCCGGTCGTGGTCGGCTTCGGTGGCTGGCAGGCGTTCTCGCACCTGTTCGCCGGGCAGGATGCGACCGGTCAGAACCGGATCTACGCTGTCGCGCTCTGA
- a CDS encoding alpha/beta fold hydrolase: protein MTLNHIRRGNGSPLLLVHGLGAGWRSWAPILDQLAEHREIIAVDLPGFGETPPLTGEVSIATLTDSVADFIREQGLDGVSTAGQSMGGRIVLDLARRGVGGDTVALDPGGFWSRGELVVFGATLRPSIALVRALRGVLPALLDNPVGRALLLAQLSARPWTLSPETVLPDVRGLADSPATGAAMDALTKGPKQQGAPAGTVPGRVTIGWGRRDLVTVPRQASRATELFPDAVLHWFERCGHFPQWDAAQEATRLILDSTR from the coding sequence ATGACGCTGAACCACATCCGACGCGGGAACGGCAGCCCCTTGCTGCTCGTACACGGTCTGGGCGCGGGGTGGCGATCTTGGGCCCCGATCCTCGACCAGCTGGCCGAGCACCGTGAGATCATCGCTGTCGACCTACCGGGTTTCGGGGAGACACCGCCTTTGACCGGTGAGGTCTCGATCGCCACGCTGACCGACTCTGTCGCGGACTTCATCCGCGAGCAGGGGCTGGACGGGGTCTCGACCGCCGGCCAGTCGATGGGCGGCCGAATCGTGCTCGATCTTGCGCGGCGGGGGGTCGGCGGCGACACTGTGGCGTTGGACCCGGGCGGCTTTTGGAGCCGCGGCGAGCTCGTCGTCTTCGGAGCCACGCTGCGGCCCTCGATCGCTCTGGTCCGAGCGCTGCGAGGCGTGCTGCCAGCCCTGCTGGACAACCCTGTCGGCAGGGCTCTGCTGCTGGCGCAGTTGTCGGCGCGGCCCTGGACGCTCTCGCCCGAGACCGTGCTGCCGGACGTGCGCGGACTGGCCGATTCGCCGGCGACCGGTGCCGCCATGGACGCCCTCACCAAAGGACCCAAGCAGCAGGGCGCACCGGCCGGAACGGTGCCCGGCCGGGTCACGATCGGGTGGGGGCGGCGCGATCTGGTGACGGTGCCGCGTCAGGCCTCTCGCGCCACAGAACTGTTCCCCGACGCCGTGCTGCATTGGTTCGAGCGCTGCGGCCACTTTCCGCAATGGGACGCCGCGCAGGAAGCGACTCGACTCATCCTCGACAGCACCCGCTAA